In a single window of the Burkholderia contaminans genome:
- a CDS encoding branched-chain amino acid ABC transporter permease: MNVYLLQIVNGIGVGMLYFLLAVGLSIVFGLLRFVNFAHGAFYLLGAYLCYQALQWSANFWVALAVVPLVVGAFAWSVEKLVLRHVYAQQHEFHILATVGLALVLQECAILAWGPLGDNVPPPDALNGVVIWGGFVYPKYRLFVIAFTAVLAALLWWVLEGTRLGSTVRAGSESSEMVSLLGINVTRVFSLVFALGAATAALAGVLAAPIRGVDPFMGIEALGVAFVVVVVGGMGNFLGALVGGLLVGIVQSLMSTLWPEGARLMIYVAMAAVLLLRPNGLLGRAA; this comes from the coding sequence ATGAACGTCTATCTGCTGCAGATCGTCAACGGCATCGGCGTGGGCATGCTGTATTTCCTGCTCGCCGTCGGCCTGTCGATCGTGTTCGGCCTGCTGCGCTTCGTGAACTTCGCTCACGGCGCGTTCTACCTGCTCGGTGCGTATCTCTGCTACCAGGCGCTGCAATGGTCGGCGAATTTCTGGGTCGCGCTCGCGGTCGTGCCGCTCGTCGTCGGCGCGTTCGCGTGGAGCGTCGAAAAGCTCGTGCTGCGTCATGTGTACGCGCAGCAGCACGAATTCCACATCCTCGCGACGGTCGGGCTCGCGCTCGTGCTGCAGGAGTGCGCGATCCTCGCGTGGGGCCCGCTCGGCGACAACGTGCCGCCGCCCGATGCGCTGAACGGCGTCGTGATCTGGGGCGGCTTCGTCTACCCGAAATACCGGCTGTTCGTGATCGCGTTCACGGCCGTGCTCGCCGCGCTGCTGTGGTGGGTGCTCGAAGGCACGCGGCTCGGCAGCACGGTGCGCGCGGGCAGCGAATCGTCCGAGATGGTGTCGCTGCTCGGCATCAACGTGACGCGCGTGTTCAGCCTCGTGTTCGCGCTCGGCGCGGCGACGGCCGCGCTCGCGGGCGTGCTCGCCGCACCGATCCGTGGCGTCGACCCGTTCATGGGCATCGAGGCGCTCGGCGTCGCGTTCGTCGTGGTCGTCGTCGGCGGGATGGGGAATTTTCTCGGGGCGCTGGTCGGCGGGCTGCTGGTCGGCATCGTGCAGAGCCTGATGAGCACGCTGTGGCCGGAAGGTGCGCGGCTGATGATCTATGTCGCGATGGCGGCCGTGCTGCTGTTGCGTCCGAACGGGTTGCTGGGGAGGGCCGCATGA
- a CDS encoding Zn-dependent hydrolase has translation MQVQDSTPGVAASGLRVDGARLWDSLMRLARIGATDKGGVCRLALTELDREARDLFVAWAREIGCTVRVDAIGNIFARRAGERDDLPPVATGSHIDTQPTGGKFDGNYGVLAGLEVLRTLDDAGVRTLAPLEVAVWTNEEGSRFVPVMMGSGVFAGAFTLDHALAQRDRDGVSVRDALAAIGYAGDANDGRGAHPVGAYFEAHIEQGPVLEAHDTTIGVVEGALGQRWYDVTVHGMEAHAGPTPMALRRDALLVASDLVRKVNDIACAHPPHGRGTVGWVDVHPNSRNVIPGRVTLTVDLRAADDATLAEMDAELRSTCANLGAAAGMQIDIAAVVCFPPQPFDPALVEQVRAGAGALGLSSMNVISGAGHDAVYLARVAPTAMIFVPCKDGISHNEIEDADPAHLEAGCNVLLHAMLGAAGIAEGSAR, from the coding sequence ATGCAAGTTCAGGATTCGACACCGGGCGTCGCGGCGTCCGGCTTGCGCGTCGACGGCGCGCGGCTGTGGGACAGCCTGATGCGTCTCGCGCGGATCGGCGCGACCGACAAAGGGGGCGTGTGCCGCCTCGCGCTCACCGAACTCGATCGCGAGGCGCGCGACCTGTTCGTCGCATGGGCGAGGGAAATCGGCTGTACGGTGCGTGTCGACGCGATCGGCAATATCTTTGCGCGGCGCGCGGGCGAACGGGACGACCTGCCGCCCGTGGCGACGGGCAGCCATATCGATACGCAGCCGACTGGCGGCAAGTTCGACGGCAACTACGGCGTGCTGGCCGGCCTCGAGGTGCTGCGTACGCTCGACGACGCCGGGGTGCGCACGCTGGCGCCGCTCGAGGTCGCGGTGTGGACTAACGAGGAAGGGTCTCGCTTCGTTCCGGTGATGATGGGTTCCGGCGTGTTCGCGGGCGCGTTCACACTCGACCATGCGCTCGCGCAACGCGACCGCGACGGCGTGTCGGTGCGCGATGCGCTGGCCGCGATCGGCTATGCGGGCGATGCGAACGACGGGCGCGGCGCGCATCCGGTCGGCGCGTATTTCGAAGCGCATATCGAGCAGGGCCCGGTGCTGGAGGCGCACGACACGACGATCGGCGTGGTCGAGGGTGCGCTCGGGCAGCGCTGGTATGACGTGACCGTGCACGGCATGGAGGCGCACGCCGGCCCGACGCCGATGGCGCTGCGGCGTGACGCGCTGCTCGTCGCGTCCGATCTCGTGCGCAAGGTGAACGACATCGCGTGCGCGCATCCGCCGCATGGACGCGGCACGGTCGGCTGGGTCGACGTGCACCCGAATTCGCGCAACGTGATTCCCGGCCGCGTGACGCTGACCGTCGACCTGCGCGCGGCCGACGACGCGACGCTGGCGGAGATGGATGCAGAATTGCGCTCGACATGTGCGAACCTGGGGGCGGCAGCCGGGATGCAGATCGACATCGCTGCAGTTGTGTGCTTCCCGCCGCAGCCGTTCGATCCGGCGCTGGTCGAGCAGGTGCGGGCCGGCGCGGGCGCACTCGGACTGTCGTCGATGAACGTGATCAGCGGCGCAGGCCATGACGCCGTGTATCTCGCGCGCGTGGCGCCGACCGCGATGATCTTCGTGCCGTGCAAGGACGGAATCAGCCACAACGAGATCGAAGACGCCGATCCGGCCCACCTGGAAGCCGGCTGCAACGTGTTGTTGCATGCGATGCTGGGCGCCGCCGGGATCGCGGAGGGCTCGGCACGATGA
- a CDS encoding ABC transporter ATP-binding protein, with protein MSEAILEARGIVKRYGKFTALGGVDLRIMPRTVHSVIGPNGAGKTTLFHTLTGTLPITSGSILFDGHDVSREPDHKRVRRGIARSFQVTSLFPNLSVRENLRVAAQGVESRRALNPWAPPRGALAHDGIVDDVLERLGLQRFADTAAGVLSHGQQRRLEVGMALAARPRAIFLDEPTSGMGIDDLDDMKALIRGLRDDYTVVLIEHNMGIVMDISDTITVMQQGRVLVEGKPDAIRGDERVRSAYLGNMITGGRA; from the coding sequence ATGAGCGAAGCGATTCTCGAGGCGCGCGGCATCGTCAAGCGCTACGGCAAGTTCACGGCGCTGGGCGGCGTCGATCTGAGGATCATGCCGCGCACCGTGCATTCGGTGATCGGGCCGAACGGCGCCGGCAAGACGACGCTGTTCCATACGTTGACGGGCACGCTGCCGATCACGTCGGGTTCGATCCTGTTCGACGGTCACGACGTGTCGCGCGAACCCGATCACAAGCGCGTGCGGCGTGGCATTGCGCGCTCGTTCCAGGTGACGAGCCTGTTTCCGAACCTGAGCGTGCGCGAGAACCTGCGCGTCGCCGCGCAGGGCGTCGAATCGCGGCGCGCGCTGAATCCGTGGGCGCCTCCGCGCGGAGCGCTTGCGCACGACGGCATCGTCGACGACGTGCTCGAGCGGCTCGGCCTGCAGCGCTTCGCCGATACGGCGGCCGGCGTGCTGTCGCACGGCCAGCAGCGCCGGCTCGAGGTCGGGATGGCGCTGGCGGCGCGACCGCGCGCGATCTTTCTCGACGAGCCGACGTCGGGCATGGGGATCGACGATCTCGACGACATGAAGGCACTGATCCGCGGCCTGCGCGACGACTACACCGTCGTGCTGATCGAACACAACATGGGCATCGTGATGGATATCTCGGACACGATCACGGTGATGCAGCAGGGCCGTGTGCTGGTCGAAGGCAAGCCGGACGCGATTCGCGGCGACGAGCGCGTGCGCAGCGCGTATCTCGGCAACATGATCACGGGAGGCCGCGCATGA
- a CDS encoding branched-chain amino acid ABC transporter permease: protein MIESSKPLSPGTAAASRPQPWRGALQRPEGWLAVAVVCALPVALSSGSLATEVLVFALAALGCNLLLGYTGLLSFGQGIFFGLGSYAAGLVLTHGFASVTAALVAATVLGAVAAALVGWFSIRQRGTYFVMLTLAFGQLFYFLAYTTPNVTGGDNGLLDIPRPALSLFGHPLVSLDSPWRYYGFVAVLFVAVFWLLLRVSRSVFGRTLLAIRDNEARAAAAGYDVKRFKLAAFVLSGAVTGFAGALHALMTGIAPLSNIDYHTSEMILVMTVIGGTGNLFASVLGAAFYVLFADWLSTLWPRWLLLLGLVLIAVSLFMQRGLWGLGERVVASLRRGGRTATTTGERQ from the coding sequence ATGATCGAATCGTCGAAACCGCTGTCGCCCGGGACGGCGGCCGCGTCACGCCCGCAGCCGTGGCGCGGCGCATTGCAGCGGCCGGAAGGCTGGCTCGCGGTGGCCGTCGTGTGCGCGCTGCCGGTTGCGCTGAGCTCGGGCTCGCTCGCGACCGAGGTGCTGGTGTTCGCGCTCGCCGCGCTCGGCTGCAACCTGCTGCTCGGCTACACGGGGCTGCTGTCGTTCGGGCAGGGCATCTTCTTCGGGCTCGGCAGCTATGCGGCGGGGCTGGTGCTGACGCACGGCTTCGCATCGGTGACTGCCGCGCTGGTTGCGGCCACCGTGCTCGGTGCCGTGGCGGCCGCGCTCGTCGGCTGGTTCTCGATCCGGCAGCGCGGCACTTACTTCGTGATGCTGACGCTCGCGTTCGGGCAACTGTTCTACTTTCTCGCCTACACGACGCCGAACGTCACGGGCGGCGACAACGGGCTGCTCGACATCCCGCGCCCCGCGCTGTCCTTGTTCGGGCATCCGCTCGTTTCACTCGATTCGCCGTGGCGCTACTACGGCTTCGTCGCGGTGCTGTTCGTCGCGGTGTTCTGGCTGCTGTTGCGCGTATCGCGCTCCGTGTTCGGCCGCACGCTGCTCGCGATCCGCGACAACGAGGCGCGCGCGGCGGCGGCCGGCTACGACGTGAAGCGCTTCAAGCTCGCGGCATTCGTGCTGTCGGGTGCGGTCACGGGGTTCGCCGGTGCGCTGCATGCCTTGATGACGGGCATCGCGCCGCTGTCGAACATCGACTATCACACGAGCGAGATGATCCTCGTGATGACGGTGATCGGCGGCACGGGCAACCTGTTCGCGTCGGTGCTCGGCGCGGCATTCTACGTGCTGTTCGCGGACTGGCTGTCGACGTTGTGGCCGCGCTGGCTGCTGCTGCTCGGCCTCGTGCTGATCGCGGTCAGCCTGTTCATGCAGCGCGGGTTGTGGGGATTGGGGGAACGCGTCGTGGCGTCGCTGCGGCGCGGCGGACGGACGGCGACGACGACCGGGGAGCGGCAATGA
- a CDS encoding ABC transporter substrate-binding protein: MNRRELLKLAALSAVPGTLGSMSSRAAFAQGSSIQLACPVPMSGPFAANGKYADLGMQLVVQQYGKVLGAPLAYTALDTEGKPATAVRRVQEIAQQKGVRFFAGGILSSESLAMGKEVQKAGGVFITTAGADEITGKDCNAATFRWSVPTFGAIEQTVRPLTQMLPKAKRWYTITPQYVFGDGLLSAAKAIFKEKGIEHVGNSYHSLAEKEFSGYLTNAAAAQPDVLLILNFGSQSSDTLRQAVSFGMKRNCTILLAWASGLEQFEALGPDICDGVYFGAQYWHAIDSPLNRDLVKRANATFKANPNYSLAGSYICSKILVDAMVKAGSADPKKVVAAMEGMKYDGLTGPEEIRKGDHQVLKNYYLLKGKPKSRMKNADDYADIVSSGQSFLPVDKTSCKLA; the protein is encoded by the coding sequence TTGAATCGCCGAGAACTGTTGAAACTGGCCGCGCTGTCGGCCGTGCCGGGCACGCTCGGCAGCATGTCGTCCCGAGCCGCGTTCGCGCAGGGTTCATCCATTCAGCTGGCGTGCCCGGTGCCGATGTCGGGGCCGTTCGCCGCCAACGGCAAGTACGCCGATCTCGGCATGCAGCTCGTCGTCCAGCAATACGGCAAGGTGCTCGGCGCGCCGCTCGCCTACACGGCGCTCGACACCGAGGGCAAGCCCGCGACCGCCGTGCGGCGCGTGCAGGAGATCGCACAGCAGAAGGGGGTGCGTTTCTTCGCGGGCGGCATCCTGTCGTCCGAATCGCTGGCGATGGGCAAGGAAGTCCAGAAGGCGGGCGGCGTGTTCATCACGACGGCCGGCGCGGACGAGATCACCGGCAAGGATTGCAATGCCGCGACGTTCCGCTGGTCGGTGCCGACCTTCGGCGCGATCGAGCAGACGGTGCGCCCGTTGACCCAGATGCTGCCGAAGGCGAAGCGCTGGTACACGATCACGCCGCAATACGTGTTCGGCGACGGCCTGTTGTCGGCCGCGAAGGCGATCTTCAAGGAAAAGGGCATCGAGCATGTCGGCAACAGCTACCACTCGCTCGCCGAGAAGGAGTTCAGCGGCTACCTGACGAACGCGGCGGCCGCGCAGCCGGACGTGCTGCTGATCCTGAACTTCGGCTCGCAGTCGTCGGACACGCTGCGCCAGGCCGTCAGCTTCGGGATGAAGCGCAACTGCACGATCCTGCTCGCCTGGGCGTCGGGCCTCGAGCAGTTCGAGGCGCTCGGGCCCGACATCTGCGACGGCGTGTATTTCGGCGCGCAGTACTGGCACGCCATTGATTCGCCGCTGAACCGCGACCTCGTTAAGCGCGCGAACGCCACGTTCAAGGCGAACCCGAACTACAGCCTCGCGGGTTCGTACATCTGCTCGAAGATCCTGGTCGACGCGATGGTGAAGGCCGGCAGCGCCGATCCGAAGAAGGTGGTCGCGGCGATGGAGGGCATGAAGTACGACGGCCTCACCGGCCCGGAGGAAATCCGCAAGGGCGACCATCAGGTGCTGAAGAACTACTACCTGCTGAAGGGCAAGCCGAAGAGCCGGATGAAGAACGCGGACGACTACGCCGACATCGTCAGCTCGGGCCAGTCGTTCCTGCCGGTCGACAAGACGAGCTGCAAGCTCGCGTGA
- a CDS encoding ABC transporter ATP-binding protein yields MMLDVKEVHACYGKSHILQGISLNVNEGETVTLLGRNGAGKSTTLKTIAGVVAPTGGAVTFAGRPVSGQPAHRIAARGLCFVPEHRGIFRLLSVEENLRLGARRDSPWQLDDIYRIFPRLKERRRNGGAQLSGGEQQMLAIGRALMNHPRLLMLDEPVEGLAPVIVEEIVEQLKQIKAAGVAILLVEQNLEVCTQLADRHFVIEQGVIVYEGSNAAFAADHEVKDRYLGVGVA; encoded by the coding sequence ATGATGCTCGACGTGAAGGAAGTTCACGCCTGCTACGGCAAGAGCCACATCCTGCAGGGCATTTCGCTGAACGTGAACGAAGGCGAGACGGTGACGCTGCTCGGCCGCAACGGCGCGGGCAAGTCGACGACGCTCAAGACGATCGCGGGCGTCGTCGCGCCGACCGGCGGCGCGGTGACGTTCGCGGGACGGCCGGTGTCCGGGCAGCCCGCGCACCGGATCGCCGCGCGCGGCCTGTGCTTCGTGCCGGAGCATCGCGGCATTTTCCGGCTGCTGTCGGTCGAGGAGAACCTGCGGCTCGGTGCGCGCCGCGATTCACCGTGGCAGCTCGACGACATCTACCGGATCTTCCCGCGCCTGAAGGAGCGCCGCCGCAACGGCGGCGCGCAGTTGTCGGGCGGCGAGCAGCAGATGCTCGCGATCGGCCGCGCGCTGATGAACCACCCGCGGCTGCTGATGCTCGACGAGCCGGTGGAAGGGCTCGCGCCGGTGATCGTCGAGGAGATCGTCGAGCAGCTGAAGCAGATCAAGGCGGCCGGCGTCGCGATCCTGCTCGTCGAACAGAACCTCGAAGTGTGCACGCAGCTCGCGGATCGCCACTTCGTGATCGAGCAGGGCGTGATCGTCTACGAGGGCAGCAACGCGGCGTTCGCGGCCGATCACGAGGTGAAGGACCGTTACCTGGGTGTCGGCGTCGCGTAA